In one window of Fulvia fulva chromosome 5, complete sequence DNA:
- a CDS encoding Aspartic protease, with translation MAFTSIANSKSTPYFFNLINQGKVSPTEFSFYLGRAKSNTQGLSEMTLGGRDSSRYTGAFTNVPVTSQTYWQTAIDGASVGSKAVSGTSGRSAIDTGTTLALAPNAAAAAIFAQIPGSLPIPSLVVIATLYAYPCNTKANVSLKYAGKNFAINNIDLNFGKLSDQLGLPLLSGTNYCLAGLGGADINPGIPLWIVGDVFLKNWYSTYHYISPSSAYVAFAKAAGNQ, from the coding sequence ATGGCATTTACAAGCATCGCCAACAGCAAGAGCACACCATACTTCTTCAACCTCATCAACCAGGGCAAGGTCAGCCCAACCGAGTTCTCCTTCTACCTCGGCCGTGCCAAGTCCAACACCCAAGGCCTCAGCGAGATGACCCTTGGTGGCCGTGACAGTTCCCGCTACACAGGCGCTTTCACAAACGTCCCAGTCACATCACAGACCTACTGGCAAACTGCCATCGACGGCGCGTCCGTCGGCAGCAAGGCCGTCTCCGGTACATCAGGCCGAAGCGCCATCGACACCGGCACCACCCTAGCCCTAGCACCCAACGCCGCAGCCGCGGCCATCTTTGCGCAGATCCCTGGCTCGCTCCCAATCCCAAGCTTGGTAGTTATTGCGACTCTGTACGCATACCCGTGCAACACGAAGGCAAATGTGTCGCTAAAGTACGCTGGGAAGAACTTCGCTATTAACAACATTGACCTCAACTTTGGAAAGCTGTCTGATCAGTTGGGTCTGCCGCTGTTGTCGGGCACAAACTACTGCCTGGCTGGTCTGGGTGGTGCGGACATCAACCCTGGTATTCCTCTTTGGATTGTGGGAGATGTGTTCCTTAAGAACTGGTACTCGACGTACCATTACATTAGCCCATCGAGTGCGTATGTGGCTTTTGCGAAGGCTGCTGGGAACCAATAG